The following are from one region of the Veillonella nakazawae genome:
- a CDS encoding VWA domain-containing protein, which yields MDTSVQEALKIGLVNDQIHSVVISGGTGVGKSFLVRQCLEKWHIPYRLIPVYIDNSQLQETIDFEASLQQGQMVMNAGLLDDPHTRCWLLDDGHVLSPEVRHALLVEAKQRHILLIMTINHEDRTLTDAEWELVDVHVAMERASLESRVAVLQQIRDEISCVETVLPLTEADASDVLVSLIDNKRISAIATPDAMMSLAVSYALKAHTVGHGAEYVLLQVMKSLALLEGCSYCKPRHAELAALYVLPHRMKKAEIPESQPSPGENSSSTSEQDCTQSNDTSDSMDSDVSNDCEQDDSNRDELYPNESNPNESNANDADDTNIDSAEDDDADSSEANGSSNSSESKDQLRDNATNDMGDICDQLSSLCLPDTVARIANQLFQWKLESSKTVDRQYRKGSGRRLMTKTKDTRGRMIRAYQDEKALEDLALVDTLRAAAPYQRLRAATKMEQEKLSTQSQQLEHQSSKGLSIVIKPQDYRRKAREKRVGAYQLFVVDASGSMAARHRMEATKAAILSLLRDSYIHRDSVGLIAFRKESAEVLLPFTRSVERAERLLASMPTGGKTPLAHALRMAYTMCDRLLRAHRAERIQIICITDGRATSGYSEDPVAESKQWARILGTLPVDCIVIDTETGFIKLGLAKELCKLMNGSYYAMDTISADRILRVSRR from the coding sequence ATGGATACATCTGTACAAGAGGCTCTTAAAATAGGCCTCGTAAATGACCAGATTCATAGTGTTGTTATTTCTGGTGGTACTGGTGTTGGTAAAAGCTTTTTAGTTCGTCAGTGCCTCGAGAAATGGCATATTCCGTATCGGCTTATTCCTGTGTATATAGATAACTCGCAACTACAAGAGACTATCGACTTTGAAGCGTCTCTGCAACAAGGTCAGATGGTGATGAACGCAGGTTTATTAGATGATCCGCACACGCGATGTTGGCTCCTAGATGATGGTCACGTTCTATCCCCAGAAGTGCGCCACGCCTTATTAGTGGAGGCAAAACAACGTCATATCTTGCTGATCATGACGATAAACCATGAGGATAGAACTTTAACTGACGCGGAATGGGAACTCGTCGATGTGCATGTAGCTATGGAACGAGCATCCTTGGAATCAAGGGTAGCGGTGTTACAACAAATTCGAGATGAAATTTCTTGCGTAGAGACTGTGTTACCTTTAACCGAAGCGGATGCATCTGACGTTCTAGTTAGCTTAATCGACAATAAGCGGATTTCAGCGATTGCTACACCTGATGCAATGATGTCTCTTGCCGTATCCTATGCACTTAAAGCGCATACCGTAGGTCATGGCGCAGAATATGTGTTGTTACAAGTTATGAAGTCCTTAGCTCTTCTAGAAGGCTGTTCCTATTGTAAGCCTCGTCATGCAGAATTAGCGGCGCTATATGTACTGCCACATCGTATGAAAAAGGCTGAAATACCAGAATCACAGCCATCACCAGGTGAAAATTCCAGTAGCACCAGTGAGCAAGATTGCACTCAAAGTAATGATACCTCTGATTCAATGGATTCCGATGTATCAAATGACTGTGAACAGGATGATAGTAATAGGGATGAGCTATATCCTAATGAATCAAATCCTAACGAATCAAATGCTAATGATGCAGATGATACTAATATAGATTCTGCTGAAGATGATGATGCTGATTCAAGTGAAGCTAATGGCAGTAGCAATTCCTCAGAGTCTAAAGACCAACTAAGAGATAATGCTACTAATGATATGGGCGATATATGTGACCAGCTATCTTCTTTATGTTTACCAGATACTGTTGCCCGTATAGCTAACCAATTATTCCAATGGAAACTAGAATCTTCTAAAACAGTAGACCGTCAGTATCGCAAGGGCTCAGGTCGTCGACTCATGACTAAGACAAAAGATACGAGAGGGCGCATGATTCGAGCTTATCAGGATGAAAAGGCCCTAGAGGACTTGGCGCTAGTAGACACGTTGCGAGCGGCAGCGCCGTATCAACGATTGCGGGCTGCTACTAAAATGGAACAAGAAAAGCTATCTACTCAGTCCCAGCAATTAGAGCATCAAAGCAGCAAGGGATTATCTATAGTGATAAAGCCTCAAGATTATCGCCGCAAGGCTCGGGAAAAGCGCGTTGGCGCGTATCAACTATTCGTGGTGGATGCGAGCGGTTCTATGGCGGCGCGTCATCGCATGGAGGCCACTAAAGCAGCTATTCTCAGTCTCTTGCGAGATTCTTATATCCACCGTGATTCGGTAGGGCTTATTGCGTTCCGCAAGGAGTCGGCAGAGGTATTATTGCCGTTCACGCGCAGCGTGGAGCGAGCAGAGCGACTGTTAGCCTCTATGCCTACAGGCGGTAAAACGCCATTAGCTCACGCTTTACGAATGGCCTACACCATGTGCGATAGATTGTTGCGTGCCCATCGGGCGGAACGAATTCAGATTATATGTATCACCGATGGTCGAGCTACGTCGGGTTATTCTGAGGACCCTGTAGCGGAGTCCAAGCAATGGGCTCGTATCCTTGGTACTTTGCCTGTAGATTGTATTGTTATCGACACGGAAACGGGTTTTATCAAACTAGGCCTGGCTAAAGAATTATGTAAATTGATGAATGGCAGTTATTATGCTATGGATACTATTTCGGCAGATCGTATTTTGCGCGTATCGCGGAGGTAA
- the cobN gene encoding cobaltochelatase subunit CobN, which translates to MSRLMYISNLGKQIQYIEKAVATYPELIQGEVDICNMKKQPLWDATFESRLRAADVVLVTNMGVGLDSPFLERLERWLYAHHPKYWIDVVEPKKTDILYRNIDVDQRTLLESYRRTSGVMNYVRLINGAFSTKPTSEWDKPDHIPWQAIMGRDGNIYETYDEFMDAEGNRDWPSIAVYFYRDEWIMGDIYYQQALFEEIYKHGYNPIIFYGQYGSNPRVGIPNMKLSMNYLFGKDVFPFDVLINTCKFSFQSLGAQTLEELKLQDCPIIQGYTIYMDEASWAQDPQGVTPLDVNLSISQPELDGVIQGGVVACQTFDERGHYVYLPVKERIAAVVQRAIKWSKLRHIPVSERKIAIILHNYPPKNSNIGSAAGLDTPESVLRLLAQLKEEGYLVDTVPDTSADLMDMVTSHMTNDRSMLTDELLASAEGRLSSDDYKAYFATLPADTQAAMVKAWGEAPGDVFVYDDEVIIPGFSNGNLWITVQPPRGFGENVSAIYHDPCLPPPHQYLAFYHWVRTVFEADAVIHVGTHGSLEWLPGKGAGLSASCYPEIGISSLPNIYPYWTTIIGEGIQAKRRSSACLVGHLSPPMTTAGLYDEFEELEALLDEHSHFEQEHPESVSEIGEVIREKALACHLIDEEQGPTMELDAVITEVHEKLTDLKHMQMRNGLHILGQGPEGTDLEEFITAIIRTPQGDIASALETLAAEMGYDWTHLEQHSGELSDEGTRNSVIIDRIWNELRTFVSNVMHNTDYEIVPSLQPLAEAILCEYIPKLGETKNELISISKALQGTYVEPGPGGAPSSGQVDVLPTGRNFYGLDERALPTKIAYQLGIDLADQVIADYILNEQRYPETVGIILWASSNSRSHGQCLGEFLYLLGVRPKWQSNGRISGLEVIPLEELQRPRIDVMGRISGLIRDMMPTAISWLDKAVELVADLDEPLEDNYVKKHIHDDVDWLVEQGEDPLLATKKARLRIFGDPPQAYGTGVGALIEGKNWESLNDIAQVYSKWSSFHLHKDVPQDMRLFQRRLTTMDVTIKNEDNRETHILSADDYYSYHGGLIAAVRNAKGSAPRAYVGDSTDRSRVVMRSLSDEFRRVVQGETQNPKFIQAMMKHGYKGASDMSNVVSHSFGWDATSDIVPDWVYEGYANKYALDKTVQDWMRDVNPWALQRIAEILLEAAQRGYWDADQEILQDLQSLYLSIEGVIEGR; encoded by the coding sequence ATGAGTCGGCTCATGTATATTTCTAACTTAGGAAAACAAATCCAATATATAGAAAAGGCTGTTGCCACTTACCCTGAATTGATACAGGGCGAGGTGGATATTTGCAATATGAAAAAACAGCCTCTATGGGATGCTACTTTTGAAAGTCGCCTGCGTGCTGCCGATGTAGTGCTCGTAACCAACATGGGGGTGGGCTTAGACTCGCCGTTTTTGGAACGTCTGGAACGATGGCTATATGCACATCACCCCAAGTACTGGATCGATGTAGTAGAACCTAAGAAAACAGATATTCTCTATCGCAATATAGATGTAGACCAGCGGACTCTTCTTGAAAGCTATCGCCGCACTAGTGGTGTCATGAACTATGTGCGCCTTATTAACGGAGCTTTCAGTACGAAACCGACATCAGAATGGGATAAACCTGACCACATTCCGTGGCAAGCCATTATGGGCCGCGATGGAAATATCTATGAAACCTATGATGAGTTTATGGATGCCGAAGGCAATCGGGATTGGCCATCCATAGCGGTGTATTTCTATCGCGATGAATGGATTATGGGGGATATTTACTATCAGCAGGCCTTGTTTGAAGAGATTTATAAACATGGTTACAACCCTATTATCTTTTATGGGCAATATGGGTCCAATCCTCGGGTGGGCATTCCGAATATGAAACTGTCCATGAATTACCTGTTTGGTAAGGATGTATTCCCTTTTGATGTGCTCATCAATACTTGTAAATTCTCCTTCCAGTCCTTAGGGGCTCAAACCTTGGAGGAATTAAAGTTACAAGATTGCCCAATCATTCAAGGGTACACCATATATATGGATGAAGCGTCTTGGGCTCAGGACCCGCAAGGTGTTACGCCATTAGATGTGAATTTATCTATATCACAGCCTGAGTTAGATGGTGTTATTCAAGGCGGTGTAGTGGCTTGTCAGACCTTTGATGAGCGTGGTCACTATGTGTATTTACCTGTGAAAGAGCGCATTGCCGCCGTCGTTCAGCGAGCCATTAAATGGTCTAAGTTGCGCCATATTCCTGTATCAGAGCGAAAAATAGCTATTATTTTACATAACTATCCGCCGAAGAACTCTAATATTGGTTCTGCCGCAGGCCTTGATACACCTGAATCGGTGCTACGCTTATTGGCTCAGCTGAAGGAAGAAGGCTACCTTGTCGATACGGTGCCAGACACCAGTGCAGACTTGATGGATATGGTAACGTCCCACATGACCAATGACCGATCCATGCTTACCGATGAGTTGTTAGCCTCTGCAGAAGGTCGCTTGAGCAGTGATGACTACAAAGCGTACTTTGCTACGCTGCCAGCAGACACACAAGCTGCAATGGTTAAAGCTTGGGGGGAGGCCCCAGGAGATGTATTTGTCTACGATGATGAAGTAATCATACCGGGCTTCTCTAATGGTAATCTATGGATTACGGTGCAACCGCCGCGAGGCTTCGGAGAGAATGTATCTGCCATTTACCACGATCCATGTTTGCCACCACCGCATCAATACTTGGCGTTCTACCACTGGGTTCGGACCGTCTTTGAAGCGGATGCAGTCATTCATGTAGGTACCCATGGCTCCTTAGAATGGCTCCCAGGTAAGGGAGCAGGACTCAGTGCTAGCTGTTATCCTGAAATTGGCATCTCTAGTTTGCCAAATATTTACCCATACTGGACAACCATCATTGGAGAAGGCATACAGGCTAAGCGGCGTAGTTCAGCCTGTTTAGTGGGCCACTTGTCGCCACCGATGACGACGGCGGGTCTCTACGATGAGTTTGAAGAACTAGAAGCCTTACTCGATGAGCATAGCCACTTTGAACAGGAACATCCTGAAAGTGTGTCTGAAATTGGAGAGGTCATTCGAGAAAAAGCCTTAGCCTGCCATCTTATCGATGAAGAACAAGGACCTACGATGGAGCTAGATGCTGTTATTACGGAAGTCCACGAAAAACTAACTGATTTGAAACATATGCAGATGCGCAATGGCTTACATATTTTGGGGCAAGGACCTGAGGGGACGGATTTAGAAGAATTTATTACTGCCATCATACGAACCCCTCAAGGGGATATTGCATCGGCCTTAGAAACATTAGCTGCGGAGATGGGCTATGATTGGACGCATTTAGAGCAGCACAGTGGTGAACTCTCTGATGAGGGCACTCGTAATAGCGTAATCATTGACCGTATTTGGAATGAATTACGTACCTTTGTATCTAATGTCATGCATAACACAGATTATGAGATCGTTCCTAGTTTACAACCTTTGGCTGAGGCTATCCTTTGTGAATACATTCCTAAATTAGGTGAAACCAAGAATGAGCTCATTTCCATATCTAAAGCCTTACAAGGGACTTACGTTGAGCCAGGCCCTGGGGGTGCGCCATCGAGTGGTCAAGTAGATGTACTTCCTACAGGACGAAACTTCTATGGCTTAGATGAGCGTGCTTTACCGACGAAGATAGCGTACCAACTAGGTATAGACTTGGCAGATCAAGTCATTGCTGATTATATTTTAAATGAACAGCGCTATCCGGAGACGGTTGGCATTATCCTTTGGGCTAGTAGCAATTCTAGAAGTCACGGTCAGTGTTTAGGTGAGTTCCTCTATTTGCTAGGGGTTCGCCCTAAGTGGCAATCCAATGGCCGCATTTCTGGGTTAGAGGTTATCCCATTAGAGGAATTACAACGACCTCGTATCGACGTGATGGGCCGTATCAGTGGTCTCATTCGAGATATGATGCCTACTGCTATCAGCTGGCTCGACAAGGCGGTTGAACTGGTGGCAGACCTAGATGAACCATTAGAAGATAATTATGTGAAAAAGCATATTCACGACGATGTAGACTGGCTCGTAGAACAAGGTGAAGATCCTCTGCTAGCCACTAAGAAGGCTCGCCTTCGTATCTTCGGTGACCCGCCACAAGCCTATGGCACCGGGGTAGGCGCCTTGATAGAAGGTAAAAACTGGGAGTCCTTAAACGATATTGCGCAAGTATATAGCAAGTGGAGTAGCTTTCACCTGCACAAGGATGTGCCACAAGATATGCGGCTATTCCAACGTCGCCTCACGACTATGGATGTGACCATCAAGAATGAAGACAATCGGGAGACACATATTTTGAGTGCTGATGATTATTACAGCTATCATGGTGGGCTCATTGCGGCGGTGCGAAACGCAAAAGGCAGTGCTCCTCGCGCGTATGTGGGGGATAGCACAGATCGTAGTCGCGTCGTGATGCGGTCCTTGTCAGATGAGTTCCGCCGCGTTGTACAAGGGGAAACACAGAACCCAAAATTCATTCAAGCCATGATGAAACATGGATACAAAGGGGCATCGGACATGTCTAATGTAGTGTCTCATAGCTTTGGCTGGGATGCGACGAGCGATATAGTTCCCGATTGGGTCTATGAAGGCTATGCGAACAAGTATGCCTTAGACAAAACGGTACAAGACTGGATGCGCGACGTAAACCCTTGGGCATTACAGCGCATTGCAGAAATCTTGTTAGAAGCTGCTCAACGTGGCTATTGGGATGCAGATCAAGAGATATTACAAGATTTGCAGTCTTTATATCTTTCCATAGAAGGTGTTATAGAAGGGCGTTAG
- a CDS encoding ABC transporter substrate-binding protein, with product MKQRISIICTIVMMVLLVVGCGPTQTGTTGATHQVTDGAGVAVTVPSEPKRIVPIAASTEDIVLSLVDPSRVAAVGTVVNNVPEASAKVEKHVKATAESMLSVQPDLVLVPNWMSPDAIGEMRNMQIPVYVYKTPTTVEEAKAVIHEIAGLLHASDETMIASMDADLKTVEDIANKHSGERPLVAFYTQFGLTGGKGSTFDDMTKYLKVNNAAAQLGLGPFDNGTREDLIKANPDIIIIPSVDYTSDGTTPAAAEQLYSDPALQGVKAIANRRVFLVDSSQVMSYSQFMTRAMVSMAQNIYSK from the coding sequence ATGAAACAAAGAATATCGATTATATGCACCATAGTCATGATGGTACTGCTGGTGGTCGGTTGTGGACCTACACAAACGGGGACGACTGGCGCTACACATCAGGTGACAGATGGTGCCGGCGTAGCCGTTACGGTGCCTAGCGAGCCTAAGCGCATCGTTCCTATCGCGGCGAGTACAGAGGATATCGTCTTATCCTTAGTTGATCCGAGCCGAGTAGCTGCTGTGGGCACTGTGGTAAACAATGTGCCTGAGGCGTCAGCTAAGGTAGAGAAACATGTGAAAGCAACTGCTGAGTCCATGCTCTCTGTACAGCCTGACTTAGTATTAGTTCCAAACTGGATGTCTCCTGATGCGATTGGGGAAATGCGGAATATGCAAATACCAGTGTATGTGTATAAGACGCCGACTACGGTAGAAGAAGCAAAAGCAGTTATTCATGAAATTGCTGGTCTTTTACATGCCTCTGATGAAACTATGATTGCTAGCATGGATGCAGATTTGAAAACTGTAGAAGACATAGCAAATAAGCATAGTGGGGAACGTCCTTTGGTGGCGTTTTACACGCAATTTGGTCTTACAGGTGGCAAAGGGTCAACCTTTGATGACATGACTAAATATCTGAAGGTAAACAATGCGGCCGCTCAATTAGGTTTAGGGCCTTTTGATAACGGGACGCGAGAGGATTTAATTAAAGCCAATCCAGATATTATTATCATTCCGTCTGTGGACTATACTTCTGATGGCACTACGCCAGCAGCGGCAGAACAGCTTTATTCTGATCCTGCGTTGCAAGGTGTTAAGGCCATCGCCAATCGTCGTGTGTTCCTCGTAGACTCCTCGCAGGTCATGAGTTATTCCCAATTCATGACTCGTGCAATGGTTTCTATGGCACAAAATATATATAGCAAGTGA
- a CDS encoding TonB-dependent receptor plug domain-containing protein has translation MKVSRMQRLSLYVGLALVFGSTLSAPNVLAVEAGDAKEAHTIVVTATRSEQQLSEVPASVGIVTGDDIRERHATNMNEALNIVPGVDINTYGGGVGYTNSNAFRINGSDQVLYLVDGINMGAAGVNPPMTILKDMSSIDRVEVQRGAGSTLYGSGAIGGVVNVITAKPEQGVQTKLRVMGGSNDLEQYAITNEGSKNDWYWRVGLQKDIIGSYKDGHGVRIPQHGNSHTASFMVGNKINEKNDVKVSYDTYRGDVMYSDHLGALNHIRYGNEANDSLRAIWNNKISSRWSHQLYLMNNHYKTTYDGYLTDVKTRGIGDQVTYKAKDHTVVGGFDWRQDKVVNMGGVKLTNASYFIQDEWKFAPKWTVTPGIRIDHHSSFGTHTSPSISLGYDVNAKTNVYAAYKEYFLAPTPYQLFDGFNGNRNLKPETGHEFDLGVHHKFGKTWNSNLSFFSRSTKDKIGWVMTNPAAFTGQYRNFDTEKAHGINADVRKQLTKHLSARLGYTYTHIDATPTRKANRDGYVPKHAVNAGLDYNDAKWDAHLDIRGIINRPGTADNVFPRKTYWLADISANYRVRENVTVFGRINNIFDTYYAEQSSVRWGNPGDWWPGQGRNFRLGLEVTI, from the coding sequence ATGAAAGTATCAAGAATGCAACGATTATCCCTATACGTAGGGTTAGCCCTCGTATTTGGTAGCACTTTGAGTGCTCCTAATGTATTAGCTGTTGAAGCTGGTGATGCGAAAGAAGCGCATACCATTGTTGTTACTGCTACACGTAGTGAACAACAGCTTTCAGAAGTGCCAGCTAGTGTAGGCATAGTAACAGGTGACGATATTCGTGAGCGCCATGCTACGAATATGAACGAAGCCTTGAACATCGTACCAGGCGTAGACATTAATACGTATGGTGGTGGCGTAGGTTACACGAACTCCAATGCATTCCGCATCAATGGGTCTGACCAAGTATTATACTTGGTAGACGGCATCAATATGGGCGCAGCTGGTGTAAACCCGCCGATGACTATTTTAAAAGATATGTCTAGCATTGATCGCGTTGAAGTACAACGTGGTGCAGGTTCTACCTTGTATGGTTCCGGTGCCATCGGTGGTGTAGTTAACGTAATCACTGCAAAACCTGAGCAAGGTGTACAAACTAAACTCCGCGTTATGGGCGGCAGCAACGACTTAGAGCAATACGCTATTACTAACGAAGGTAGCAAAAACGATTGGTACTGGCGTGTAGGCTTACAAAAAGATATCATCGGCTCCTATAAAGATGGTCATGGCGTGCGCATTCCTCAACACGGTAACAGCCATACTGCATCCTTCATGGTAGGCAATAAAATCAATGAGAAGAACGATGTGAAAGTATCTTACGATACATACCGTGGCGATGTAATGTACTCTGACCATTTAGGTGCCCTTAATCACATTCGTTATGGTAATGAAGCAAATGACTCCTTGCGTGCGATTTGGAATAATAAAATTAGCAGCCGCTGGAGCCATCAATTATACTTGATGAATAATCACTACAAAACAACATACGATGGGTACTTAACAGATGTGAAGACTCGTGGTATTGGTGATCAAGTTACGTATAAAGCAAAAGACCATACTGTAGTAGGCGGCTTTGATTGGCGTCAAGATAAAGTGGTTAACATGGGCGGCGTGAAGCTTACGAACGCATCTTACTTTATTCAAGATGAATGGAAATTTGCTCCTAAGTGGACTGTAACACCTGGTATCCGCATTGACCATCATTCCTCCTTCGGTACGCATACATCTCCATCCATCAGCCTAGGCTATGATGTAAATGCAAAAACAAATGTATATGCTGCATATAAAGAGTACTTCTTGGCACCTACACCATACCAATTATTTGATGGTTTCAATGGCAACCGCAATTTGAAACCGGAAACAGGTCATGAATTTGATTTAGGTGTACACCACAAATTCGGTAAAACATGGAATAGTAATCTTAGCTTCTTCAGCCGTAGTACGAAGGATAAAATCGGTTGGGTTATGACAAACCCTGCAGCTTTCACAGGTCAATATCGCAATTTCGATACTGAAAAAGCTCATGGCATCAACGCAGATGTGCGTAAACAATTGACTAAGCACTTGTCCGCACGTCTTGGCTATACTTATACTCATATCGATGCAACACCAACTCGCAAAGCAAACCGTGATGGATATGTACCAAAACATGCTGTTAACGCAGGTCTTGATTACAACGATGCTAAATGGGATGCTCATTTGGATATTCGCGGTATCATCAACCGTCCTGGTACAGCCGATAATGTATTCCCGCGCAAAACTTACTGGTTGGCTGACATCAGCGCAAACTACCGAGTACGCGAAAACGTAACTGTATTTGGTCGTATCAACAATATCTTTGATACTTACTATGCAGAACAATCTAGCGTTCGTTGGGGGAACCCTGGTGACTGGTGGCCAGGTCAAGGTCGTAACTTCCGCTTAGGACTTGAAGTGACTATTTAA
- a CDS encoding pyridoxal phosphate-dependent aminotransferase gives MKQPELSPYMMARKPSGIRLGQIKFLERKNPPILVNGSIGNVMRPMHPAMQRRLFDLGGVNSPFHNGIVPYVPTTGTDECREAFLHILRSQGFDTTGLDVLVTDGASMAMEIIMLGVCGGAGEEERPLLMFNPSYTNYDAVGLRIGRKTVTVERELNENGEFELPSVETVEQRIIDTKPGALLIIPYDNPTGQLFSKETLIEYAKLCVKHNLWIISDEAYRELAYEKGKETSSIWALTDKDVPGIEGRRISLETASKVWNACGLRIGAIITDNKLCYEKSVAEYTANLSANTLGQYIFGALAHESHAELHNWYEQQRDYYRKMIFELYEGFKEVEPDFIVSRPEASIYFVIDVRKVAKPGFDGVEFASWCAEHGAVSLDDGKEYTLLMAPLNGFYSGKKGEDNPGRTQLRVSFCENPELLRLAPELLSKLFRAYEAQR, from the coding sequence ATGAAACAACCAGAATTGTCGCCGTATATGATGGCTCGAAAGCCGTCTGGCATTCGCCTAGGACAAATTAAATTCTTGGAACGTAAGAACCCACCAATTTTGGTGAATGGTTCTATTGGTAATGTAATGCGTCCTATGCATCCCGCCATGCAGCGTCGGTTGTTCGATTTGGGCGGTGTGAATAGTCCATTCCATAATGGTATTGTGCCATACGTACCAACTACGGGGACTGATGAATGTCGCGAAGCATTCCTTCACATTTTACGCAGCCAAGGTTTCGATACAACTGGTCTTGATGTACTCGTAACAGATGGTGCATCCATGGCGATGGAAATCATCATGCTTGGCGTATGTGGCGGTGCTGGTGAAGAGGAACGCCCTCTTTTAATGTTCAACCCATCTTATACAAACTATGATGCAGTAGGTCTTCGTATCGGTCGTAAAACAGTCACTGTTGAGCGTGAGCTTAACGAAAATGGCGAGTTTGAATTGCCATCCGTTGAAACTGTTGAACAACGCATTATCGATACAAAACCGGGTGCGTTGCTCATCATTCCTTACGATAACCCAACAGGTCAATTATTCAGTAAAGAAACGTTGATTGAATATGCAAAATTATGTGTTAAACATAATTTGTGGATTATTTCTGACGAAGCGTACCGCGAATTGGCTTACGAAAAAGGGAAAGAAACATCTAGTATCTGGGCTTTAACCGATAAGGATGTGCCTGGCATTGAAGGCCGTCGTATCAGCCTTGAAACGGCTAGTAAGGTATGGAATGCTTGTGGTCTACGCATTGGCGCCATCATTACAGATAATAAATTGTGCTATGAAAAATCTGTAGCTGAATATACAGCGAACCTTAGTGCTAATACACTAGGCCAATATATCTTTGGTGCTTTGGCTCATGAAAGCCACGCAGAGCTTCATAACTGGTATGAGCAACAACGGGACTACTACCGTAAGATGATTTTTGAACTCTATGAAGGTTTTAAAGAGGTAGAACCTGATTTCATCGTATCTCGTCCAGAAGCGTCTATTTACTTTGTTATTGACGTACGGAAGGTAGCAAAACCTGGCTTTGACGGTGTAGAATTTGCCTCTTGGTGTGCTGAACATGGTGCAGTAAGCCTTGATGACGGTAAAGAGTATACACTTCTCATGGCTCCACTCAATGGTTTCTACAGTGGTAAAAAAGGCGAAGATAATCCAGGCAGAACGCAATTGCGCGTATCATTCTGTGAAAATCCAGAGCTATTGCGCTTGGCGCCTGAATTACTATCTAAACTATTCAGAGCTTACGAAGCACAACGATAG
- a CDS encoding ArsR/SmtB family transcription factor: MDPLRILKALSNPHRLDIILWLKQPEKEFGVQVHTKTLIDFPNSVSVKSIQKRCGVSQSSISTFMSILENAELVESRKIDQYTYFRRNEKVIREFGEWYNKEVSIQSDDKDVSIQSDDIDKLLKTLNLEDTSYPTTEETSVPGEQLAVEINTKGFDYDENRK, from the coding sequence ATGGACCCGTTAAGAATCTTGAAAGCATTATCAAATCCACATCGGTTAGATATTATATTGTGGCTAAAGCAACCAGAGAAAGAATTTGGTGTGCAAGTACACACTAAAACTCTTATCGATTTCCCTAACAGTGTAAGTGTTAAGAGTATTCAAAAGCGCTGTGGTGTATCTCAATCTTCCATCTCTACATTTATGAGCATCTTAGAAAATGCGGAACTCGTAGAGTCTCGCAAGATTGATCAGTATACCTATTTCCGCCGTAACGAAAAAGTAATTCGTGAGTTCGGCGAATGGTATAACAAAGAGGTATCCATCCAATCGGATGATAAAGATGTATCCATTCAATCGGATGATATCGATAAATTATTAAAAACGCTTAACTTAGAAGACACTTCGTATCCTACAACAGAGGAAACCTCTGTGCCTGGCGAGCAACTCGCTGTCGAAATCAATACTAAGGGATTCGATTATGATGAAAACAGAAAATAA